In Vibrio diazotrophicus, the following proteins share a genomic window:
- the cysN gene encoding sulfate adenylyltransferase subunit CysN, translated as MNSAVQAELLELGIEGYLSQHQHKSLLRFLTCGSVDDGKSTLIGRLLHDSKQIYEDQLAAVHSDSQRVGTTGSRPDLALLVDGLQAEREQGITIDVAYRYFSTQKRKFIIADTPGHEQYTRNMATGASTCDLAVILIDARKGVLDQTRRHSFISNLLGLKHFIVAVNKMDLVDYSQQRFEEIRAEYLEFSKHLQGETDIQIIPISALEGDNVVEKGENLGWHKGPALLELLETVDIDHEKGSGEFRFPVQYVNRPNLDFRGFAGTISSGSVSVGDKIKALPSGKTSTVKRIVTFDGDLETAQAGLAVTLTLADEIDISRGDLIVLENAQVESTNHLLADVVWMTEQPLKVGREYDIKIAGKKSVGQITSIRHQYDINNLSTFQTEELPLNGIGLCEWTFNAPIALDKYLDCADTGGFIVIDRLTNVTVGAGLVRDSLQNVAQQQGQFSAFEVELNALIRKHFPHWDAKDLTQLLKS; from the coding sequence ATGAATAGTGCAGTTCAAGCAGAGCTTTTAGAGCTCGGTATCGAAGGTTACCTGAGTCAACACCAACACAAATCGCTACTTAGATTCCTAACCTGTGGTTCAGTAGATGATGGCAAAAGTACTTTAATTGGTCGTCTGCTACACGACTCAAAACAGATTTATGAAGATCAACTTGCGGCGGTTCACTCTGACAGTCAGCGCGTTGGTACAACCGGTTCCCGTCCTGATCTCGCATTGCTGGTGGATGGTCTGCAAGCAGAGCGTGAGCAAGGCATTACCATTGATGTGGCTTACCGTTATTTTTCTACCCAGAAACGTAAGTTCATCATTGCAGATACTCCGGGACACGAGCAATACACCCGCAACATGGCTACAGGCGCTTCAACCTGTGATTTGGCGGTTATCTTGATTGATGCGCGTAAAGGCGTTTTGGATCAGACTCGTCGCCACTCGTTTATCTCAAACCTATTGGGCTTGAAGCATTTCATCGTTGCAGTAAACAAGATGGATCTCGTGGATTACTCACAGCAACGTTTTGAAGAGATTCGTGCAGAATATCTGGAGTTCTCTAAACATCTGCAAGGCGAGACAGATATTCAAATCATTCCTATCTCTGCTTTAGAGGGAGATAACGTTGTTGAGAAAGGTGAAAATCTCGGCTGGCATAAAGGTCCTGCACTGCTTGAGCTATTGGAAACAGTCGATATCGACCATGAAAAAGGCAGCGGCGAATTCCGTTTCCCTGTGCAGTACGTTAACCGCCCAAATCTCGACTTCCGCGGTTTTGCTGGGACTATTTCGTCTGGCTCAGTCAGTGTTGGCGACAAAATCAAAGCGTTACCATCAGGAAAAACCTCTACCGTTAAGCGTATTGTAACCTTTGATGGTGATTTAGAGACTGCACAGGCAGGTTTAGCGGTCACGCTGACTCTGGCTGATGAAATTGATATCAGCCGTGGTGATTTGATCGTGCTTGAAAACGCGCAGGTGGAATCAACTAACCATCTGCTTGCCGATGTGGTGTGGATGACTGAGCAGCCGCTCAAGGTTGGCCGCGAATACGACATTAAGATCGCAGGTAAGAAGAGCGTAGGTCAGATTACCTCTATTCGTCATCAGTACGATATCAATAACCTGTCTACTTTCCAGACTGAAGAATTGCCACTGAATGGTATTGGTCTGTGTGAATGGACATTTAACGCTCCGATTGCTTTAGACAAATATCTGGATTGTGCCGATACCGGTGGCTTCATCGTGATTGACCGTCTGACTAACGTTACCGTTGGTGCGGGTTTGGTGCGTGATAGTTTACAGAATGTAGCGCAACAACAAGGTCAGTTCTCTGCGTTTGAAGTAGAACTCAATGCATTGATTCGCAAACATTTCCCACATTGGGATGCGAAAGATTTAACTCAGCTGCTAAAGTCATAA
- the cysC gene encoding adenylyl-sulfate kinase — protein sequence MDSSSSAKDENIVWHQHSVDKNLRAELKQQKPAVLWFTGLSGAGKSTIAGALETRLAQLGYHTYLLDGDNVRHGLCSDLGFSEQDRRENIRRIGELAKLMADAGLIVLTAFISPHRAERQMVRDLLPESEFMEVYVNTSLEVCEQRDPKGLYKKARAGEIANFTGIDSAYEAPLEPEIDLPAGDENIDTLVDLCIAEMAKRKIIFQ from the coding sequence ATGGATTCTTCATCAAGTGCTAAAGATGAGAATATCGTTTGGCATCAGCACTCGGTAGATAAAAACCTGCGTGCAGAGTTAAAGCAGCAAAAGCCCGCTGTTCTTTGGTTTACCGGACTTTCTGGCGCGGGTAAATCGACGATTGCGGGCGCACTTGAGACGCGTCTCGCTCAGTTGGGGTACCACACCTACTTACTGGATGGCGACAATGTCCGTCATGGTTTGTGTTCTGATCTCGGCTTTTCTGAGCAAGACCGCCGTGAGAACATTCGTCGCATCGGTGAACTGGCAAAGCTGATGGCGGATGCAGGGCTTATCGTGTTGACGGCGTTTATTTCACCTCATCGGGCAGAGCGTCAAATGGTACGTGATTTATTGCCTGAAAGTGAATTTATGGAAGTGTATGTGAACACCTCTCTGGAAGTGTGTGAACAGCGTGACCCGAAAGGCTTGTACAAAAAAGCCCGAGCAGGAGAAATTGCCAACTTCACTGGCATTGATTCCGCTTATGAAGCGCCTTTAGAGCCAGAAATTGACTTACCCGCAGGTGACGAGAATATCGATACGCTGGTTGATTTATGCATTGCTGAGATGGCAAAACGCAAAATCATCTTTCAATAG
- a CDS encoding TIGR03899 family protein: MAEQKQPVVIEHEATTENSQDNKSNYVKDSASRIYAIAQQHGIDALLHKVPPQKTPLERALKREQEIKAQKQKNLEQIVKLAHVSCRNETAGDPDQDWLYRFFEMAQDIHNSSMQRLWAQVLKRETTNPGFTSMKALKILKDMTPKEAQILQRAAALACSFGTDSSLKLLFGMKVPSGIFSLSKRDSVTTINIGNHQLPYSSLLVLIELGLVHATELESGEIELDPPLLLTYQGTSLSLQASTKGVRLLYYRFSPTGNELCRLLGHKPNSQYYDQVVAMLNQKFTVHTDVKSSIHHTV; the protein is encoded by the coding sequence ATGGCCGAACAGAAACAACCTGTTGTTATTGAACACGAAGCAACAACGGAAAACAGCCAAGACAACAAATCTAACTATGTAAAAGACAGCGCGAGCCGTATATACGCGATCGCTCAACAACATGGTATTGATGCTCTGCTACATAAAGTTCCACCGCAAAAAACACCTTTAGAACGCGCATTGAAGCGTGAACAAGAGATTAAAGCTCAGAAGCAGAAGAATCTGGAACAAATTGTAAAGCTGGCGCATGTCTCTTGTAGAAACGAAACCGCTGGCGATCCCGATCAGGATTGGCTCTACCGTTTTTTCGAAATGGCACAAGACATCCACAATTCCTCAATGCAACGTCTTTGGGCTCAAGTGCTAAAACGCGAAACCACCAATCCGGGGTTCACCTCAATGAAGGCGTTAAAAATCCTCAAAGATATGACGCCGAAAGAGGCGCAAATTCTTCAGCGAGCAGCGGCACTTGCATGCAGTTTTGGTACGGATTCGAGCTTGAAGCTGCTGTTTGGGATGAAGGTACCCAGTGGTATATTCAGCCTCAGTAAAAGAGACTCAGTGACAACGATTAATATCGGGAACCACCAGCTTCCCTACTCCAGTTTACTGGTGTTAATCGAGCTAGGACTTGTGCACGCCACAGAGTTGGAATCCGGTGAGATTGAACTGGACCCGCCACTATTACTCACTTATCAAGGCACGAGCTTATCCTTGCAAGCGTCAACTAAAGGCGTGAGATTGCTCTACTACCGTTTTAGTCCAACGGGTAATGAGCTGTGTCGATTACTCGGCCACAAACCGAACTCCCAGTATTACGATCAGGTGGTCGCGATGTTGAATCAGAAATTTACGGTACATACCGACGTGAAAAGTTCCATCCACCACACCGTATAA
- a CDS encoding DUF3299 domain-containing protein, whose amino-acid sequence MKQLLLSFMLVLLPAFTATAQSAEDVLTLDWIDLVPESERNQFNQQGMPAANHEGEAPAQQSQLGAVRPELNGSTVKIPGFVIPLEGDENTVTEFLLVPYFGACIHVPPPPPNQIIYVKFPQGAPIQQLWDVVYVIGTLKTESMSVELADTGYVIEGTEIAEYDDM is encoded by the coding sequence ATGAAACAACTGCTTTTAAGTTTTATGCTGGTACTGCTACCAGCTTTTACAGCAACAGCTCAAAGCGCTGAGGATGTTCTAACTTTAGATTGGATTGACTTGGTTCCCGAAAGTGAGCGCAACCAGTTCAATCAGCAAGGCATGCCTGCGGCGAATCATGAAGGTGAGGCTCCGGCACAGCAGTCTCAGCTAGGAGCGGTTCGCCCTGAGTTAAATGGCAGCACGGTAAAAATTCCGGGCTTTGTGATCCCTTTAGAAGGGGATGAGAATACAGTGACCGAGTTTTTGTTGGTCCCGTACTTTGGAGCCTGTATTCATGTGCCACCACCGCCGCCAAATCAAATTATTTACGTGAAATTCCCACAAGGAGCGCCAATCCAACAACTTTGGGATGTGGTGTACGTGATAGGAACGCTCAAGACAGAGTCTATGAGCGTTGAACTGGCGGACACAGGTTATGTCATTGAAGGCACAGAAATAGCCGAATACGATGACATGTAA
- a CDS encoding ABC transporter permease translates to MKVIASLAWKSLLNRKTTALLTIMTVAISVILLMGVERIRTQAKSSFANTVSGTDLIVGGRSGQVNLLLYSVFRIGNATNNIDWKSYQEFSQHKSVKWAIPISLGDSHKGFRVMGTNQSYFEHFRYGSKQPLTFTQGKEFKGLFETVLGSDVAKKLGYHIGSEIIIAHGISDVGFSRHDNLPFKVVGILAPTGTPVDKTVHVSLQAIEAIHVGWESGAHLGHSPDQAQLEHHQFEPKQVTAMMIGLKSKIQTFALQRQINEYRKEPLSAIMPGVALHELWGMMSVAEQALMAVSIFVVVAGLLGMLSSLLTSLQERRREMSILRAMGARPKHVFSLLVSEASVLTLLGITVGLVGLYGLLGIAAPLIESQYGIQIELNGITRYEWLLLAYVQSAGILIGFIPAIRAYRQSLSDGMTIRL, encoded by the coding sequence ATGAAAGTGATCGCCAGTTTAGCGTGGAAAAGTTTACTTAATCGTAAAACCACGGCTCTGCTAACCATTATGACGGTGGCTATTTCCGTTATTCTTCTCATGGGTGTTGAACGTATTCGTACTCAGGCAAAAAGTAGTTTTGCCAATACCGTATCAGGAACCGATCTTATCGTCGGTGGTCGTTCTGGTCAGGTGAACTTACTGCTCTACTCAGTGTTCCGCATTGGCAACGCCACCAACAATATTGACTGGAAAAGCTACCAAGAATTTAGTCAGCATAAATCCGTTAAGTGGGCGATTCCTATTTCACTGGGTGACTCGCACAAAGGTTTCCGAGTAATGGGAACGAACCAGAGTTATTTTGAACACTTCCGTTATGGAAGTAAGCAACCACTCACTTTTACCCAAGGTAAAGAGTTTAAAGGCTTATTTGAGACGGTTTTGGGCTCTGATGTTGCCAAGAAACTGGGGTATCACATCGGCAGTGAAATTATTATCGCTCACGGTATCAGTGATGTCGGTTTCAGCCGTCACGACAACTTGCCTTTTAAAGTAGTAGGGATTCTTGCGCCAACCGGCACTCCGGTAGACAAAACTGTGCACGTTTCTCTGCAAGCCATTGAAGCTATCCATGTTGGTTGGGAATCTGGCGCACACCTAGGTCACTCACCAGACCAAGCTCAACTGGAGCATCACCAATTTGAACCTAAACAGGTCACTGCCATGATGATCGGTTTAAAATCCAAAATTCAGACCTTTGCTTTGCAAAGACAAATCAATGAGTACCGTAAAGAGCCGCTTAGCGCGATTATGCCGGGTGTCGCGTTACACGAGTTATGGGGCATGATGTCAGTGGCTGAGCAGGCGTTGATGGCGGTATCGATTTTCGTTGTTGTCGCAGGCTTACTTGGTATGCTCAGCAGCCTGTTAACCAGCTTGCAAGAACGCAGACGTGAAATGTCGATACTGAGGGCTATGGGCGCAAGGCCAAAACATGTATTCTCCCTGCTAGTCAGTGAAGCAAGCGTCTTAACTTTACTCGGAATTACTGTTGGTCTTGTCGGTTTATATGGCCTGCTGGGTATCGCCGCGCCATTGATTGAAAGCCAATACGGTATTCAGATCGAACTCAATGGAATTACCCGATACGAATGGCTGCTTCTTGCTTATGTGCAGAGCGCTGGCATCTTAATTGGGTTTATTCCAGCAATCAGAGCTTACAGACAGTCACTGAGTGATGGTATGACGATCAGGCTCTAG
- a CDS encoding ABC transporter ATP-binding protein: MSSFQIDSNQAVIELNKVIFQWPNSDSATLDIEHLSVKANEHVFIKGPSGCGKSTLLGLLTGINVATQGEVQLLDSNLTQLSSSQRDRFRADNIGYIFQQFNLLPYLSVVENIVLPCQFSSQRKSNVTGSLTQRAHELLDKLHLPKSVREKPVIDLSIGQQQRVAAARALIGEPKIVIADEPTSALDYDNRSAFIELLMEEANRVGSTLVFVSHDPTLESLFERVIHLPTLNRAGDQQ, from the coding sequence ATGTCCAGTTTTCAAATCGATTCAAACCAAGCAGTAATTGAACTGAATAAAGTGATCTTTCAGTGGCCGAATAGCGATAGCGCAACACTCGACATTGAACACTTAAGCGTAAAAGCAAATGAGCACGTATTTATCAAAGGCCCTAGTGGCTGCGGCAAGTCCACTCTGCTCGGCCTGTTAACAGGAATCAATGTCGCGACTCAAGGTGAAGTGCAGCTACTTGATAGCAACCTTACCCAGCTCTCTTCGAGTCAAAGAGACCGCTTTCGCGCCGATAATATTGGCTATATTTTTCAACAATTTAATTTACTGCCTTATCTCTCTGTAGTGGAAAACATTGTTCTTCCCTGCCAGTTTTCCAGCCAACGTAAAAGCAATGTCACCGGCAGCCTCACTCAAAGAGCCCATGAGTTATTAGACAAACTTCATTTACCTAAATCGGTACGAGAAAAGCCGGTCATTGACCTCAGTATTGGTCAGCAGCAGCGAGTTGCAGCGGCAAGAGCATTAATTGGTGAGCCTAAAATTGTTATTGCTGACGAGCCAACGTCTGCACTCGATTACGATAATCGCAGCGCTTTCATAGAACTGCTGATGGAAGAAGCTAACCGTGTTGGTTCAACGCTGGTGTTTGTCAGCCATGACCCGACATTGGAAAGTCTGTTTGAGCGAGTCATACACCTGCCAACACTCAACCGAGCAGGAGACCAACAATGA
- the zrgA gene encoding zinc uptake protein ZrgA, with the protein MFTKPLLALSITAAFATSAFAQDEFRQHEAHVHGHVEFNIAQDGHELLMEITAPGADVVGFEHAPENDEQQAVLSKALETLNQADSVFTLSAAAKCHIESASVKHNLGGEHEEHEGHEHEEHDHDDHKDHDDHANHEHESHEGHEHEEGSSHGSFTVQYSFHCDDIAKLSQIETQWFKLFPATQEIDVNLLTDKAQTALELKPSNTIISL; encoded by the coding sequence ATGTTTACTAAACCACTATTAGCCCTCAGCATTACCGCTGCTTTCGCCACTTCTGCTTTTGCTCAGGATGAATTTCGTCAACATGAAGCACATGTTCATGGCCATGTTGAATTTAATATTGCACAGGATGGTCACGAGCTACTGATGGAAATCACCGCACCGGGTGCCGATGTTGTGGGCTTTGAGCATGCCCCTGAGAACGATGAGCAACAGGCAGTTCTCTCTAAAGCATTAGAAACATTAAATCAGGCCGATTCTGTTTTCACTTTATCAGCAGCGGCAAAATGTCATATCGAAAGTGCCAGCGTTAAGCACAATTTGGGTGGTGAACACGAAGAGCATGAAGGTCACGAGCACGAAGAGCACGACCACGATGATCATAAAGACCATGATGACCACGCAAACCATGAGCATGAGTCGCACGAAGGTCATGAGCATGAAGAAGGCAGCTCACACGGTTCGTTCACCGTTCAATACAGCTTCCACTGTGATGACATTGCTAAACTGAGCCAGATCGAAACTCAGTGGTTTAAGCTGTTCCCTGCAACTCAGGAAATTGATGTGAACTTACTAACAGACAAAGCACAGACCGCTTTGGAACTAAAACCGAGCAACACCATCATTTCTTTGTAA
- a CDS encoding DUF2607 family protein, with protein sequence MFSNLHSLRAKAKIVAIPAILLMVWLNIAFIEHQLDASPAHHSEHHCQLFSSANQALAQHIPELPIWVSHNYLEPVTQIANISTLYLAYLARSPPTPV encoded by the coding sequence ATGTTTTCGAACCTGCACTCTTTACGCGCTAAAGCTAAGATAGTCGCTATTCCGGCTATCTTGTTGATGGTGTGGCTAAATATTGCATTTATTGAACATCAGCTCGACGCCTCTCCAGCTCATCACAGCGAGCATCATTGCCAACTTTTTTCTAGTGCCAACCAAGCGTTAGCGCAGCATATTCCTGAGTTACCGATTTGGGTTTCGCATAACTACCTTGAGCCTGTAACTCAAATCGCTAACATCTCGACCTTGTACTTGGCTTATCTCGCACGTTCACCGCCAACTCCAGTGTAA
- a CDS encoding YtfJ family protein: MKMKALLPFILACSPAIAFAHNIQLNSSVPNVKVETYGEILVEGKDTTFQAWNSEQMKGKVRIIQAIAGRSAAKAMNADLMAAITAAHFPEQEYQTTTIINQDDAIWGTGSFVKSSAQDSKLEFPWSSIVLDESGNVAKGWDLQPESSAIIVQDKQGNVLFVKEGALNEQEIQQVLELVKASL, translated from the coding sequence ATGAAAATGAAAGCACTACTGCCGTTTATCCTAGCTTGCTCGCCAGCGATCGCGTTCGCACACAACATTCAACTGAATAGTTCTGTGCCAAACGTGAAGGTTGAAACATACGGCGAAATACTGGTTGAAGGTAAAGACACAACTTTCCAAGCTTGGAATAGCGAACAAATGAAAGGCAAAGTTCGAATCATCCAAGCTATAGCGGGTCGTAGCGCGGCGAAAGCGATGAACGCTGATCTTATGGCGGCAATTACTGCTGCTCATTTTCCAGAGCAGGAATATCAAACAACGACCATCATCAATCAGGATGATGCTATCTGGGGAACAGGCTCTTTTGTTAAGTCGTCAGCACAAGACAGCAAACTTGAATTTCCTTGGTCGTCGATTGTTTTGGACGAATCTGGCAACGTAGCGAAGGGTTGGGATCTTCAACCTGAGTCATCCGCTATCATCGTTCAGGACAAGCAAGGTAACGTACTGTTCGTTAAAGAGGGTGCGTTAAATGAACAAGAGATCCAACAAGTTTTAGAGCTTGTAAAAGCCTCTCTCTAG
- the msrA gene encoding peptide-methionine (S)-S-oxide reductase MsrA, whose protein sequence is MLDKQTMVTADSALPGRDTPMAIEDTHFVNQSSLSAAPKNGEEQILIGMGCFWGAERLFWGLEGVVSTSVGYSGGFTPNPAYEEVCTGHTGHTEVVRVIYNPSVLPLKQLLNHFWERHDPTQGMRQGGDLGTQYRSALYVYDEEQKSIAEQSKAEYQALLSQQEKAQITTEILPAGPYYFAETYHQQYLAKNPQGYCGLGGTGVCFPPSLSE, encoded by the coding sequence ATGTTAGATAAACAAACTATGGTTACGGCAGACTCCGCACTGCCTGGACGTGATACTCCAATGGCTATCGAAGACACTCACTTTGTCAATCAATCAAGCCTGAGCGCAGCGCCAAAAAACGGTGAAGAGCAAATCTTAATTGGTATGGGCTGCTTTTGGGGCGCAGAACGCCTGTTTTGGGGACTAGAAGGTGTCGTTTCGACTTCCGTGGGCTATTCAGGTGGTTTCACTCCAAACCCAGCCTATGAAGAAGTCTGCACAGGACACACGGGGCACACTGAAGTCGTTCGTGTAATTTACAACCCTAGTGTTCTGCCACTAAAACAGTTGCTTAACCATTTCTGGGAGCGTCATGACCCAACTCAAGGTATGCGCCAAGGCGGAGACTTAGGCACTCAATACCGTTCAGCACTCTATGTGTACGATGAAGAGCAAAAGTCTATCGCTGAACAGAGCAAAGCAGAATATCAGGCACTTCTTTCACAACAGGAGAAGGCGCAGATCACCACTGAGATTCTTCCAGCAGGTCCTTACTACTTTGCTGAAACTTACCACCAGCAATACCTAGCTAAAAACCCTCAAGGCTACTGTGGTTTGGGTGGTACTGGTGTTTGTTTCCCGCCAAGTTTGAGTGAGTAA
- a CDS encoding autotransporter assembly complex protein TamA, whose translation MRRKSLPVLFAALLFSAASFAKVSLEIDGLEKELKDNVDAYISSIPESDYSTQLRFQSRLQKNIVEALNALGYYHPEIDFEVKESGDVLSVHVDAGEVTRLELVDIVITGEAENDPDFIRVISQSGLKQGESLNHGQYDSLKSSLRNLALQKGYFNGTYIASRLEVAPELNQAFVRLHYDSGIRYQFGATSVEGSQIDENRVASLQPYKEGDPYLVSKVGEHNQNLSSTEWFSSVFVEPDLNNLDGGRELPMKVSVAPQARNKFETGLGYSTDVGPRGTFKWKKPWINSRGHSFDSSFSISEPEQYITAGYKIPLEDVLHEYYRVQYGLKKVDNRDTQSLESNLSVERHWLVDSGWHRTMFVRYLIEGYEQGVLDDVGQFVLPGFTFSRTRARNSGSLITWGDKQTVTIEYGSDSFVSETNLVRVLAGTSWIRTAGENHRGVFRMGGGANFVEDFDKLPPSLRFFAGGDNNLRGYEYESISPRDSSGALAGAKYMATGSVEYQYRLAGNWWGAVFVDGGDAFDYTPRWKTGTGFGVRWVSPVGPLRLDFAWGLESDPGERFRIHFSLGPEL comes from the coding sequence ATGAGACGAAAATCATTACCAGTGCTATTCGCCGCTTTACTCTTTTCTGCTGCTTCTTTCGCCAAGGTTAGCTTGGAGATTGATGGCTTAGAAAAAGAGCTGAAAGATAACGTCGATGCTTATATCTCTTCAATTCCCGAATCTGATTATTCCACTCAGTTACGCTTTCAATCGCGTTTGCAAAAAAATATCGTTGAAGCGCTCAATGCCCTTGGCTATTACCATCCGGAAATTGATTTTGAAGTGAAAGAGTCCGGAGATGTTCTGTCTGTTCATGTCGATGCTGGTGAAGTGACGCGACTAGAGCTGGTTGACATTGTGATCACAGGTGAAGCTGAAAATGACCCCGATTTTATCCGAGTGATTAGCCAAAGTGGTCTTAAACAGGGCGAGTCGCTCAATCACGGTCAATACGACAGCTTAAAATCGTCGTTACGTAATCTTGCTCTGCAAAAAGGTTATTTCAACGGTACGTATATAGCTAGCCGCCTTGAAGTCGCGCCTGAACTCAACCAAGCCTTTGTGCGACTTCATTACGACAGTGGCATTCGATATCAATTTGGCGCGACGAGCGTTGAAGGAAGTCAAATCGATGAGAATCGTGTCGCTTCGTTGCAGCCATATAAAGAAGGCGACCCATATTTGGTGTCTAAAGTCGGCGAACATAACCAGAACCTGTCGAGTACCGAATGGTTTTCTTCAGTATTTGTCGAGCCGGACTTAAACAACTTGGATGGTGGGCGTGAGCTGCCGATGAAAGTCTCTGTGGCACCACAGGCGCGCAATAAATTTGAAACGGGTCTTGGCTACTCCACAGACGTTGGCCCCCGAGGCACGTTTAAATGGAAGAAGCCTTGGATCAACTCGCGCGGACACAGCTTTGACAGCAGCTTTTCTATTTCAGAACCTGAGCAGTACATTACTGCCGGCTATAAAATCCCACTGGAAGATGTCCTGCATGAGTATTACCGAGTTCAGTATGGCTTGAAGAAAGTCGATAACCGCGATACGCAAAGTCTGGAGTCCAATCTGTCTGTAGAAAGGCATTGGCTAGTGGACAGTGGTTGGCACCGAACCATGTTTGTTCGTTATCTTATCGAAGGCTATGAACAAGGTGTGCTGGATGATGTTGGTCAATTCGTGTTGCCCGGTTTTACCTTTAGTCGTACCAGAGCCCGAAACAGTGGTTCACTGATTACTTGGGGTGACAAGCAAACCGTTACTATTGAATATGGCTCAGACTCGTTTGTGTCAGAAACGAATTTGGTACGGGTTTTAGCGGGAACGTCTTGGATTCGTACCGCTGGTGAAAATCATCGTGGCGTGTTCCGAATGGGGGGGGGGGCTAACTTTGTCGAGGACTTCGATAAACTGCCGCCTTCTTTACGTTTCTTCGCGGGTGGAGACAACAACTTACGTGGTTATGAATATGAGTCGATTTCACCTCGGGACTCCAGTGGTGCATTGGCTGGTGCGAAATATATGGCAACTGGCTCGGTGGAATATCAATATCGTCTCGCGGGAAACTGGTGGGGAGCGGTATTCGTCGATGGCGGTGATGCGTTTGATTACACGCCCAGATGGAAAACGGGTACGGGTTTTGGTGTTCGCTGGGTATCTCCAGTGGGGCCACTCCGTCTCGATTTCGCATGGGGGCTGGAGTCTGACCCCGGTGAGCGTTTCCGAATTCACTTCTCATTAGGGCCAGAGCTATGA